In Oryza sativa Japonica Group chromosome 3, ASM3414082v1, one DNA window encodes the following:
- the LOC4332880 gene encoding uncharacterized protein, whose amino-acid sequence MDQLVNFIIRPPRAEYSPNDDLLEQEFMLKGRWFQRKDLEVVNGQGKKLQCSHYMPVVIPEGKALPCVIYCHGNSGCRADASEAAIILLPSNITVFTLDFSGSGLSEGEHVTLGWNEREDLKAVVNHLRTDGNISCIGLWGRSMGAVTSLMYGAEDPSIAGMVLDSPFSNLVDLMMELVDTYKYPLPKFTVKLAIQHMRKVVKRKASFDIMELDTIQVAKRCFVPALFGHATEDDFILPHHSDKIYESYVGDKNIIKFDGDHNSPRPQFYFDSITIFFHNVLNPPDVPDDHYFLTPHGSLGQGHWDTEHDIEYRFAQSPTARTATTEDAIAQLRSRRLMSRMEVPTGATAEDRADRNEVMDSDNGPSSSSVSTATPPNGRNGRLLTPTSDDGEYVEYSFDSLSDMPYTEEDEDRMLMQAIMESLKDLELSNTKAAQSAASDAASKENKENGCNGATVTVLEPDASSTSARPTPTDAPGKDVTTCSTKAKSPEVQSASNHTTNNAASVNTSSSLESNASTHVTNGKSTSSESQKPTQNANGEDGTRATLVVQKSRTGSLMDGLTHKWGSLFKNND is encoded by the exons aTGGACCAGCTCGTCAATTTCATCATCCGCCCGCCCAG AGCTGAGTACAGTCCAAATGATGATCTATTGGAGCAGGAATTCATGTTGAAAGGAAGATGGTTTCAGAGGAAGGATTTGGAG GTTGTAAATGGCCAGGGCAAGAAATTGCAATGTAGCCACTACATGCCTGTTGTGATTCCTGAAGGAAAAGCTCTTCCTTGTGTTATATACTGTCATGGAAACAG tgGATGCAGAGCCGATGCTAGTGAAGCCGCAATTATTCTTCTACCATCAAATATTACAGTCTTTACACTGGACTTTTCAGGGTCTGGACTCTCTGAAGGAGAACATGTTACATTAGGCTGGAATGAA AGAGAAGATCTGAAAGCTGTTGTCAATCATTTGCGGACAGATGGGAACATATCTTGTATTGGTCTGTGGGGCCGCTCAATGGGTGCAGTAACAAG tctGATGTATGGAGCAGAGGATCCATCAATTGCTGGAATGGTTCTTGACAGTCCATTTTCTAACCTGGTTGACTTGATGATGGAACTAGTGGATACATATAAATATCCACTACCAAAATTCACG GTGAAACTAGCAATACAACATATGCGAAAGGTTGTCAAGAGAAAAGCCAGCTTTGACATCATGGAACTTGATACCATTCAG GTAGCAAAGcggtgctttgttcctgctttgTTTGGACATGCGACTGAAGATGATTTTATACTGCCCCATCATTCAGACAAAATCTATGAATCCTATGTT GGAGACAAAAACATTATTAAATTCGATGGGGATCACAATTCACCCCGTCCACAATTTTACTTTGATTCCATAACAATATTTTTCCATAATGTGCTAAACCCTCCTGATGTTCCTGATGACCATTATTTCCTGACACCTCATGGAAGCCTTGGTCAG GGTCATTGGGATACAGAACATGACATAGAGTATAGGTTCGCTCAATCACCAACAG CCCGCACAGCTACCACAGAAGATGCCATTGCGCAGTTACGTTCTAGAAGGCTCATGAGTAGAATGGAG GTCCCAACTGGTGCCACTGCAGAAGACAGGGCTGACAGAAATGAG GTAATGGACAGTGATAATGGTCCTTCCTCTTCTAGTGTATCTACTGCAACTCCTCCTAATGGCCGCAATGGAAGGCTCCTGACTCCAACCTCTGATGATGGCGAGTATGTGGAGTACTCATTTGATAGTCTATCAGATATGCCCTACACTGAGGAAGATGAGGATAGA ATGCTAATGCAAGCAATTATGGAGTCCTTGAAGGATCTTGAACTGTCAAATACAAAAGCTGCGCAATCTGCCGCATCTGATGCTGCAtccaaagaaaataaagaaaatggtTGCAATGGTGCAACCGTGACAGTATTGGAGCCAGATGCATCTTCCACCTCGGCGCGTCCCACTCCCACAGATGCTCCTGGCAAGGATGTAACAACCTGCAGTACTAAAGCAAAGTCACCTGAAGTGCAAAGTGCAAGCAACCACACCACAAACAACGCCGCTTCTGTGAACACCTCTAGTTCCTTAGAGTCCAATGCATCAACCCATGTTACGAACGGAAAATCCACCTCGTCGGAATCTCAGAAACCAACACAGAACGCCAATGGGGAGGATGGTACAAGAGCAACCCTGGTGGTACAGAAGAGCCGGACAGGCAGCCTAATGGATGGACTGACGCACAAATGGGGTTCCTTGTTCAAGAACAATGACTAA
- the LOC9270815 gene encoding branched-chain-amino-acid aminotransferase-like protein 1 isoform X1 yields the protein MPPPPPEPEPEPVVIHAWSAPRSLSTSLMYSFAQRDDMEVLDEPLYANFLRVTGVDRPYREELLSNMDPDGNKVISEVIFGPGKRKYRYCKHIAKQRLPNLSSDLMKKGKHFILIRNPLNILPSFDKVVPPSFFELGIAELVSIYSELCELGSPPPVIDADDLQRDPEAVLSGLCEDLGIPYQPQMLQWEAGPKDFDGIWAPWWYRSVHKSTGFSMPRRYPLTFPFALYDLLEQSLPFYNVLKRHVSKTIGSPQPTLPDPPLPVPENKKILVWVGDELLPRDSAKVSVFDSVVQGGDAVWEGLRIYDGKVFKLDEHLDRLFDSAKAMAFSNVPSRDWIKDAIFRTLNANGMFNNAHIRLTLTRGKKVTSGMSPAFNLYGCTLIVLAEWKPPVYDNSHGIKLVTATTRRNSPNSIDSKIHHNNLINNILAKIEGNLAQAEDAIMLDKDGFVSETNATNIFMVKKGIVLTPHAEYCLPGITRATVMDLVVKESLVLHERRISLSEFHAADEVWTTGTMGEITPVVMIDGREIGDGKIGPVTRQIQNAYKVITAGSGVTIPRNADE from the exons atgccgccgccgccgccggagccggagccggagccggtggTGATCCACGCGTGGTCGGCGCCGCGCTCCCTCAGCACCAGCCTCATGTACTCCTTCGCCCAG AGGGATGACATGGAGGTGCTCGACGAGCCGCTCTACGCTAATTTCCTGCGCGTCACCGGCGTCGACAGGCCGTATCGCGAGGAGCTTCTGTCTAACATG GATCCTGATGGTAACAAAGTTATCAGTGAAGTCATTTTTGGGCCAGGGAAGAGAAAATATCGTTACTGCAAG CACATTGCAAAGCAGCGCCTCCCTAACCTGTCAAGTGACCTGATGAAAAAGGGAAAACATTTCATATTGATACGCAACCCTCTAAATATCCTG CCATCATTTGACAAAGTCGTCCCACCATCATTCTTTGAGCTCGGCATAGCGGAACTTGTCTCGATATACAGTGAATTGTGTGAGCTTGGGAGCCCTCCGCCTGTGATAGATGCAGACGATCTACAACGGGATCCTGAG GCTGTCTTGAGTGGACTATGTGAGGATCTAGGTATTCCTTATCAGCCACAAATGCTCCA ATGGGAAGCTGGCCCCAAGGACTTTGATGGTATTTGGGCTCCCTGGTGGTATAGGAGTGTACACAAGTCTACTGGTTTCTCTATGCCACGCCGTTATCCTTTG ACTTTTCCATTTGCTTTGTATGATCTACTTGAACAAAGCTTGCCATTTTACAACGTGCTGAAACGCCATGTAAGCAAAACCATAGGATCCCCGCAACCAACATTACCTGATCCTCCTCTTCCAGTacctgaaaataaaaaaattcttgtTTGGGTTGGAGATGAGCTTTTGCCCCGTGATAGTGCAAAG GTTTCAGTATTTGATTCAGTTGTACAAGGAGGGGATGCTGTGTGGGAAGGATTACGTATATACGATGGGAAAGTGTTCAAACTTGATGAACACTTGGATAG GTTGTTTGATTCTGCAAAAGCTATGGCCTTCAGCAATGTGCCTAGTCGTGATTGG ATTAAGGATGCCATCTTTAGGACTCTCAATGCAAATGGAATGTTCAATAATGCTCATATAAGGCTTACACTCACCCGTGGGAAGAAG GTGACATCTGGAATGAGTCCAGCTTTCAACCTCTATGGATGCACCTTGATAG TGCTTGCAGAGTGGAAACCACCAGTTTATGATAACTCGCATGGAATAAAGTTGGTAACTGCCACCACGCGGCGTAATTCTCCGAAT AGCATAGATTCAAAGATACATCACAACAATCTTATCAACAATATTCTGGCGAAG ATAGAGGGTAACCTTGCACAGGCTGAGGATGCCATCATGCTAGATAAAGATGGTTTTGTATCAGAAACAAATGCAACAAACATT TTTATGGTTAAGAAGGGCATTGTGTTGACACCTCATGCTGAGTACTGCCTTCCAGGCATTACGCGTGCAACT GTCATGGATCTTGTGGTAAAAGAGAGCCTGGTGTTACATGAACGTCGCATTAGTTTATCAGAATTTCATGCTGCAGACGAG GTATGGACTACTGGAACGATGGGTGAAATCACACCG GTCGTAATGATTGATGGTCGTGAAATTGGTGACGGGAAAATAGGTCCGGTCACAAGACAAATCCAGAATGCATACAAAGTCATAACTGCAGGTTCTGGAGTAACAATACCCAGAAATGCCGATGAATAA
- the LOC9270815 gene encoding branched-chain-amino-acid aminotransferase-like protein 1 isoform X2 — protein sequence MKKGKHFILIRNPLNILPSFDKVVPPSFFELGIAELVSIYSELCELGSPPPVIDADDLQRDPEAVLSGLCEDLGIPYQPQMLQWEAGPKDFDGIWAPWWYRSVHKSTGFSMPRRYPLTFPFALYDLLEQSLPFYNVLKRHVSKTIGSPQPTLPDPPLPVPENKKILVWVGDELLPRDSAKVSVFDSVVQGGDAVWEGLRIYDGKVFKLDEHLDRLFDSAKAMAFSNVPSRDWIKDAIFRTLNANGMFNNAHIRLTLTRGKKVTSGMSPAFNLYGCTLIVLAEWKPPVYDNSHGIKLVTATTRRNSPNSIDSKIHHNNLINNILAKIEGNLAQAEDAIMLDKDGFVSETNATNIFMVKKGIVLTPHAEYCLPGITRATVMDLVVKESLVLHERRISLSEFHAADEVWTTGTMGEITPVVMIDGREIGDGKIGPVTRQIQNAYKVITAGSGVTIPRNADE from the exons ATGAAAAAGGGAAAACATTTCATATTGATACGCAACCCTCTAAATATCCTG CCATCATTTGACAAAGTCGTCCCACCATCATTCTTTGAGCTCGGCATAGCGGAACTTGTCTCGATATACAGTGAATTGTGTGAGCTTGGGAGCCCTCCGCCTGTGATAGATGCAGACGATCTACAACGGGATCCTGAG GCTGTCTTGAGTGGACTATGTGAGGATCTAGGTATTCCTTATCAGCCACAAATGCTCCA ATGGGAAGCTGGCCCCAAGGACTTTGATGGTATTTGGGCTCCCTGGTGGTATAGGAGTGTACACAAGTCTACTGGTTTCTCTATGCCACGCCGTTATCCTTTG ACTTTTCCATTTGCTTTGTATGATCTACTTGAACAAAGCTTGCCATTTTACAACGTGCTGAAACGCCATGTAAGCAAAACCATAGGATCCCCGCAACCAACATTACCTGATCCTCCTCTTCCAGTacctgaaaataaaaaaattcttgtTTGGGTTGGAGATGAGCTTTTGCCCCGTGATAGTGCAAAG GTTTCAGTATTTGATTCAGTTGTACAAGGAGGGGATGCTGTGTGGGAAGGATTACGTATATACGATGGGAAAGTGTTCAAACTTGATGAACACTTGGATAG GTTGTTTGATTCTGCAAAAGCTATGGCCTTCAGCAATGTGCCTAGTCGTGATTGG ATTAAGGATGCCATCTTTAGGACTCTCAATGCAAATGGAATGTTCAATAATGCTCATATAAGGCTTACACTCACCCGTGGGAAGAAG GTGACATCTGGAATGAGTCCAGCTTTCAACCTCTATGGATGCACCTTGATAG TGCTTGCAGAGTGGAAACCACCAGTTTATGATAACTCGCATGGAATAAAGTTGGTAACTGCCACCACGCGGCGTAATTCTCCGAAT AGCATAGATTCAAAGATACATCACAACAATCTTATCAACAATATTCTGGCGAAG ATAGAGGGTAACCTTGCACAGGCTGAGGATGCCATCATGCTAGATAAAGATGGTTTTGTATCAGAAACAAATGCAACAAACATT TTTATGGTTAAGAAGGGCATTGTGTTGACACCTCATGCTGAGTACTGCCTTCCAGGCATTACGCGTGCAACT GTCATGGATCTTGTGGTAAAAGAGAGCCTGGTGTTACATGAACGTCGCATTAGTTTATCAGAATTTCATGCTGCAGACGAG GTATGGACTACTGGAACGATGGGTGAAATCACACCG GTCGTAATGATTGATGGTCGTGAAATTGGTGACGGGAAAATAGGTCCGGTCACAAGACAAATCCAGAATGCATACAAAGTCATAACTGCAGGTTCTGGAGTAACAATACCCAGAAATGCCGATGAATAA